One part of the Amaranthus tricolor cultivar Red isolate AtriRed21 chromosome 16, ASM2621246v1, whole genome shotgun sequence genome encodes these proteins:
- the LOC130802144 gene encoding structure-specific endonuclease subunit slx1 — protein sequence MVRQFKLSRTFRSIKPHSSPNSNPIPNPNSKIKPEKLQGTEVLSEKVDSWCVYLIASTNPPFKTYVGVTTDFSRRLKQHNGELKGGAKASRAGRPWVCACLVHGFRNRSGACEFESKWKIISRKLPHKKNSEGEKGLEEKCQLLLQHRHASMEKLKHSLDCGHLYVDWRLSP from the exons atGGTTAGACAATTCAAATTATCGCGCACATTTCGATCTATAAAGCCCCATTCTTCCCCCAATTCTAATCCTATTCCTAACCCTAATTCTAAAATTAAGCCTGAGAAGCTCCAAGGAACGGAAGTATTATCAGAAAAAGTCGACTCTTGGTGTGTTTATCTCATCGCTTCTACAAATCCCCCTTTCAAAACATACGTTGGAGTTACCACTGATTTCTCTCGTCG TTTAAAACAACATAATGGTGAGCTTAAAGGAGGAGCAAAAGCTTCCCGAGCTGGAAGACCTTGGGTTTGTGCTTGCCTTGTTCACGGATTTAGAAACAGAAGTGGAG CTTGCGAGTTTGAATCAAAATGGAAAATTATTTCGAGGAAACTGCCTCATAAGAAGAATTCGGAAGGTGAGAAAGGGCTAGAGGAGAAGTGCCAGCTTCTGTTGCAACACAGGCATGCATCTATGGAGAAATTAAAGCATTCATTAGACTGTGGTCATCTATATGTCGACTGGCGATTAAGTCCTTGA
- the LOC130802143 gene encoding pentatricopeptide repeat-containing protein At1g71210, mitochondrial-like — protein sequence MSKNPFKNHYHIHYVCPFIFNSSFSYHIMRTPTRKYITNKTTPFVSSLCFFYNSNSSSSKQILTNPPVSKSLFENPSSDSKEIAGSFRDWFRTSKNQTFERIFKILSIRSDDAASPKDDNDWGLGQLDIKLTESFVLEVLNYKKHDVLNCLRFFDWCGRQPYFNHTNATCLALFKILGRSKLQSLMLDLLDNFKKQRNMHRIRFNDMLVIGYALTRKVDIALKVFGKMRFHGLDLDNVGYHILLNSLVEEGCYDASNVVLEQIRRRGYEDKFTHGIMIKSLCKQGHFEDAEEYLRGLSSRIDVFPHYAFGILMDALCNNGRFSHGTMLIHEFEEMGVLPMQEACGFWIKSLVLAGKSETAYEFLKDKKSVEGYIPDVFRYNILILRLLKENRLKEVCDLLLDMKESQIVPDKVTMNAVLCFFCKAGMMDVVVDLYEDKAEFGLTPHGLVFNFVMNTLCGDGSIDEAYEMLKNSMKEGYFPGKRTFSILADALCREGKLDKVKDIIMFALKRKFIPATSAYEKFIRALCRSERVQDGYLIHEELNRLNNTPSESTYSYLICGFNRARRDDLAARLLIEMQEKGYKPSDKLFKYVVHGICEMDNPEKTFLHLLELQCSVKGYDQRIFGYFICGAGLAHRADLGRGVYDMMLRIGIVPNVISDLLMLRCYLISGKIADAVNFFDDIKRRGMPGKKVYNNMVIGLCKAKKLDFALAVLEQAKDDGIVPSLCCYEELIKLCFSGTKYDEAVLLIKEMEKIGRSISSFVGNTLLLNSLHNDNLHKAWLRLRDPSNETPSSAMLGQVIAVFSGHINSDGKAEDLEELVQKCFPLDRYSYNMIMRKLSINNIDEACRLFKCMCQKGYQPNRWTYDIIVHGLYKHGRTNEAKLWADEMLRRGYVPTECTQVYI from the coding sequence ATGTCCAAAAACCCATTTAAAAACCATTACCATATTCATTACGTATGCCCATTCATATTCAATTCAAGCTTTAGCTATCACATTATGCGGACACCAACACGAAAATATATAACCAACAAGACTACACCTTTCGTTTCTTCTCTTTGCTTCTTTTATAACTCAAACTCTTCATCTTCTAAACAAATCCTAACAAACCCACCTGTAAGTAAGAGCCTATTTGAAAACCCGTCTTCAGATTCTAAAGAAATTGCTGGGTCCTTCAGGGATTGGTTTAGAACCTCTAAAAATCAAACATTTGAAAGAATTTTCAAGATTTTAAGTATTAGAAGTGATGATGCTGCTTCTCCAAAGGATGATAATGATTGGGGTCTTGGACAATTAGATATAAAATTGACAGAATCATTTGTTTTAGAGGTacttaattataaaaaacatGATGTTTTAAATTGCTTGAGATTTTTTGATTGGTGTGGTAGACAACCCTATTTTAATCATACTAATGCCACTTGTCTTGCACTTTTTAAGATTTTGGGTCGTTCAAAGCTTCAATCTTTAATGCTAGATTtgcttgataattttaaaaagcaGAGAAACATGCATAGAATTAGGTTTAATGATATGCTTGTTATTGGGTATGCTTTAACTAGGAAAGTTGATATTGCACTCAAAGTGTTTGGCAAAATGCGCTTTCATGGACTTGATTTGGATAATGTTGGTTATCATATTCTGTTGAATTCATTAGTTGAGGAAGGTTGTTATGATGCTTCCAATGTTGTATTGGAGCAAATTAGAAGGAGAGGGTATGAAGACAAGTTTACTCATGGTATTATGATAAAGAGCTTGTGTAAGCAAGGCCATTTTGAAGATGCAGAGGAGTATTTGCGTGGTTTGTCGAGTCGTATAGATGTGTTTCCACATTACGCATTCGGTATCCTTATGGATGCTCTTTGTAATAATGGAAGGTTTTCACATGGTACTATGTTAATTCATGAGTTTGAAGAGATGGGAGTTCTTCCTATGCAAGAGGCATGTGGCTTTTGGATTAAGAGTCTCGTGCTAGCTGGGAAATCAGAAACTGCTTATGAATTCTTGAAAGACAAAAAGTCTGTTGAAGGGTATATTCCGGATGTGTTCAGGTACAACATTTTGATACTTAGGCTTCTAAAGGAAAACCGGCTTAAAGAGGTTTGTGATTTGTTGTTGGACATGAAGGAAAGCCAAATCGTGCCTGATAAGGTGACCATGAATGCTGTATTGTGCTTCTTTTGTAAGGCTGGAATGATGGATGTTGTAGTTGACTTGTATGAAGACAAGGCTGAATTTGGGCTTACTCCACATGGTTTGGTGTTTAATTTTGTTATGAACACTTTATGTGGTGATGGAAGTATTGATGAAGCTTATGAAATGCTTAAAAATTCAATGAAAGAGGGTTATTTTCCTGGCAAAAGAACCTTTTCCATTCTTGCTGATGCATTATGTAGGGAGGGTAAGCTTGATAAAGTGAAGGACATAATTATGTTTGCCTTGAAGCGTAAATTCATTCCTGCCACGTCAGCATATGAGAAATTCATTAGGGCCCTTTGTCGGAGTGAAAGAGTTCAAGATGGTTACTTGATCCATGAAGAGCTAAACAGATTAAATAATACACCGAGTGAATCTACTTATTCATACTTGATATGCGGTTTCAATCGAGCACGTAGAGATGATCTTGCTGCTAGGCTTCTCATTGAAATGCAAGAGAAAGGTTATAAACCATCAGATAAACTGTTTAAATATGTTGTACACGGCATATGTGAAATGGATAACCCTGAGAAAACCTTTCTGCATTTACTTGAGTTGCAGTGTTCTGTTAAAGGATATGATCAGCGTATTTTCGGTTATTTTATCTGTGGAGCTGGCCTTGCCCACAGGGCCGATCTTGGTAGAGGAGTTTATGATATGATGTTGAGAATCGGCATTGTTCCTAATGTAATCTCTGACCTTCTTATGCTGAGGTGTTACCTTATAAGCGGAAAAATAGCTGATGCAGTAAACTTCTTTGATGATATCAAGAGAAGAGGAATGCCAGGAAAGAAAGTTTACAATAACATGGTGATTGGCCTTTGCAAAGCCAAGAAGCTGGATTTTGCATTGGCCGTATTAGAGCAAGCAAAAGACGATGGGATAGTCCCTAGCCTGTGTTGTTATGAGGAGCTTATAAAACTGTGTTTCTCCGGGACTAAGTATGATGAGGCTGTGCTATTAATCAAAGAAATGGAGAAAATTGGGCGTTCGATTTCATCGTTTGTTGGTAATACACTTTTGCTGAACTCACTTCATAATGACAACTTGCACAAGGCTTGGCTTCGTCTGAGAGATCCATCTAATGAAACACCTAGTAGTGCAATGCTTGGCCAGGTTATTGCTGTTTTTTCTGGCCACATAAATAGTGATGGTAAGGCGGAGGATTTGGAAGAACTTGTTCAAAAATGCTTTCCACTTGATCGCTACTCTTACAACATGATTATGAGAAAATTGAGCATCAATAACATCGATGAAGCTTGTCGATTGTTCAAGTGCATGTGTCAGAAAGGTTATCAACCTAATAGGTGGACTTATGACATAATTGTTCATGGCCTTTACAAGCATGGTAGAACTAATGAAGCTAAGCTGTGGGCAGATGAAATGTTACGGCGAGGATATGTTCCAACTGAATGTACCCAAGTGTATATTTGA